The Pontibacter pudoricolor genome contains a region encoding:
- a CDS encoding RDD family protein produces the protein MQTALTLPAPTIKRSSLYGSLTTRFVAFLVDTTMLVFFYTIIFYSIGTNADHIHSWDKTFQHNGFSIPDLILIGKILFFNPYFAAVHWLYYTLLESSPKQATIGKFTLGLKVTDLRGKRITIWQSNLRYFSKVLSIMPVCLGFLLILVTRRHQMLHDYFARTVVVAD, from the coding sequence ATGCAAACAGCACTTACTCTGCCAGCACCAACCATAAAGCGCTCTTCACTTTATGGAAGTCTTACAACCCGTTTTGTCGCATTCCTGGTAGATACTACCATGCTAGTGTTTTTCTATACGATCATTTTTTACTCAATCGGTACAAATGCAGATCACATTCACTCCTGGGACAAAACATTTCAGCATAATGGCTTCAGCATCCCTGATTTAATACTTATAGGCAAGATACTTTTCTTTAACCCTTACTTTGCGGCAGTGCACTGGCTATACTATACTTTGCTGGAGTCCTCGCCGAAACAGGCAACTATAGGTAAATTTACGTTGGGCTTAAAAGTGACGGACCTGCGTGGCAAACGCATAACCATCTGGCAATCTAACCTGCGTTATTTCAGCAAAGTGCTTTCAATAATGCCGGTGTGCCTGGGCTTTTTACTAATACTTGTTACACGCCGCCACCAAATGCTGCACGATTATTTTGCACGAACTGTAGTAGTTGCTGATTAA
- a CDS encoding SPW repeat protein has translation MRFIPTRFHGFLDYIVGIFMIIAPWVLDFSDNDAATWTIVIAGIIVLIQAAMTDFELGLIRRIPMQSHLMVDLVLGVILALSPWLFQFNNYVYLPHLIIGVFSILASLTTHRVPSHSYKAEHTSTDHIRNM, from the coding sequence ATGAGATTTATTCCAACCCGTTTTCACGGTTTTTTAGATTATATAGTAGGTATTTTTATGATCATCGCCCCTTGGGTGCTTGACTTTTCGGACAACGATGCCGCCACCTGGACCATAGTGATAGCCGGTATTATAGTACTGATACAAGCAGCTATGACAGATTTTGAGCTAGGTTTGATCAGACGTATACCAATGCAGAGCCACCTGATGGTGGACCTCGTGCTTGGTGTAATACTGGCGCTGTCGCCGTGGCTGTTTCAATTCAACAATTATGTGTATCTGCCACATCTGATCATAGGTGTTTTCTCTATTCTGGCTTCGCTTACTACCCACCGTGTACCGAGCCACAGCTATAAAGCAGAACATACCAGCACAGATCATATCCGGAACATGTAA
- the murI gene encoding glutamate racemase, whose product MEKEKRHLPIGIFDSGIGGLTVAQAITKVLPNEKLIYFGDTAHLPYGDKSTAAIQAYAVKICDLLLKQQCKVILIACNSASAAAYELVKEYVGSKAKVLNVIDPIVSYIGTSYPGSTIGLIGTKQTINSNVYRKKVDALDLGIELKSHATPLLAAMIEEGFFNDNISESVIHTYLSDPDLQGIEALILGCTHYPLIKKQIKNFYKGDVDVLDASLIVAQYVKDYLEKNNLASDKLLGDHHFYVSDFTRSFEESTRIFFQRQVELEHYPLWE is encoded by the coding sequence ATGGAAAAAGAAAAAAGACATCTGCCAATCGGGATTTTTGATAGCGGTATTGGCGGACTTACTGTAGCTCAGGCTATTACAAAAGTGCTGCCGAACGAGAAGCTGATTTACTTTGGCGATACGGCTCACTTGCCATACGGCGACAAGTCTACTGCTGCCATACAGGCATACGCTGTTAAGATCTGCGACCTGCTTCTGAAACAACAGTGCAAGGTCATACTGATTGCCTGCAACTCAGCATCGGCGGCAGCTTACGAACTGGTAAAAGAATATGTTGGAAGCAAAGCTAAGGTGCTCAATGTTATTGACCCGATCGTATCCTACATTGGTACTTCTTACCCGGGCAGTACCATCGGCCTGATCGGTACCAAGCAAACTATAAACTCGAATGTGTACCGCAAAAAAGTGGATGCTCTGGACTTAGGAATAGAGCTGAAATCGCATGCCACGCCGCTGCTGGCGGCCATGATTGAAGAGGGCTTTTTTAATGATAACATCTCTGAAAGTGTTATTCATACCTATTTATCAGATCCGGACCTGCAGGGAATAGAAGCACTTATACTTGGCTGCACGCATTATCCGCTTATTAAAAAACAGATAAAAAATTTCTATAAGGGTGATGTGGATGTGCTGGATGCCAGTCTTATAGTAGCGCAGTACGTTAAAGATTACCTGGAGAAGAATAACCTGGCTTCAGATAAACTGCTTGGCGATCACCACTTCTATGTGTCAGACTTCACCCGTTCCTTCGAAGAAAGCACCCGTATCTTCTTCCAGCGCCAGGTAGAGTTAGAGCATTATCCGTTGTGGGAGTAA